The window TCGAAAATTGCGGTCACACAATAATTAAAGTCAATCGTTTCTGTCCCGCGCGGTCGCAGACGCAATCTGGCGAGGGGTCCGGAAAACGGTGACGACTTTAATACTATAACTCGGGAGCTGAGTAATTCAGTTTGTatcatttgtttgttttgcttTTAGTCGCTTGGATCTTGGATCCAAGACTTGAACGCTATTAGACTATTCATTTAATCTAACGTCGGGACGCGGCCTTTGAaatgttgcccgcacactgtaagAAGCCGGCAGGACTCGGACCCGTCCAGACATCTAGATCAACGACTGTACCGTCAGGTGCTGCCGCGATGCACGATGTTGGCGGGTCTTTCATAAACTAACGTGAAAAGGAACCATTCCGACACAGGCAATCGAGTTCGATTAACTGCTAACAACTTGATGAAACGATTGAAAAGTTTTAACGTTTCAAAAAAGACTGACGTATAAATTATAAACTAGGACAATTTACTAATGTTCATACAGGTGAAAAATTTctataaacataaattgaaCAATTAACAATAACAATTGAAGAGTTATAACATGATGATGAACATGTATGTCGTTTTATTCCTATGACAACTATTATACGCATCTAAATGACAGGTATTATAATCAAAGAATTTATCAGATAAGTTCCTAGTGAACAAACACGTGAACTGCATAGCAAAAACAGTTCAACATAAAAGCATTAATCCGAGAGATAAAACTACGAATTCACTCTAAAAAGCTTAAGATTAACAAATCCatcttaaatttcattttaattgacattattttctaagagaaaaatataattttgcaaaatttgccTCGCCTTAACTTTaagattttcaaatataataaattcGCTTGAAATAAGTATTCTGACGTTTTTTCTTCCAGCTttaaaaaacatcaaaataattacactatcaataaaaatcaacaatGATATCGATAATTCAGGTCttccatgattttttatttgcaTACACTCGGATTTGCACAATAAACGCCGTAATTTTATTGATTTGGCTCTTCTCAAGGTCGTCGACCGCATTACACCCACCTTACTGCTATCATTTCAACCTTTCAACTTTCGATTCGAGGTAAAAAACCTCTAATAATATTTCATTCCTACCTTTGAGATAAAGATTATCCGAGTTGTTACTAAGATATCTctctaattttaaatcaaacgaTTCTCGAAAATGTTTTTAGGGTTTGttaaattatgataaatcGTAATTTTCCTCatgatcaatttaaaaaatatcggttttttcaatttcagatcAGATGTCGTCGAATTTATTACGACGGCTCTCCTCCTCAGGCGTTGCTGGTTTAACCAGCCGGCTGGCCCCGGCCTGTCGAGCCTGCTACAGTTCAGTTCACACCGCCAATCAGAATTACGTTAATGGTGAAATCGTCGGCACGATTAATTCCGATCGTTCTCAGGATTTTGAAGTGCACAATCCAGCTACTGGTAAATATAGAAATCTGTCATCCTTTTAGTCCCGATGTAAAGCTTTCAGTAGATATCTCATACTCTAACATCATCCACCAGTGATTTTGAATCAGCCATCATCGATTCTTCAAGTCTAGATTCGGCATACATTGGAGGGACCTGACAGGTGTCTACGTATGTCCCATCCTGACTTATGCATTGGTTATATATAAGTTTTACCCCCCACAAACATTAGAGCCATGCATGCTGCATGTAAGAGCAATGCAGCTAGAAAACAGACCCGTTCAGGGCCTCAAACATCTAAGAATTTAAGTTCATGTTCAAGTTGATAACAGGCTCCCTGCTATGATTCCATGATTCCTGAAGAACTCCTAaacggaaaatgcttttaaatgtgCTTAAAACgcctttaatttgagcaaaaatGTCAGAAACTCCTTTCAAACTCCTTCATTTTTCAGGAATAATTAGGTACTTCAGAAATTGTCTTCTAGGCATATACTAAATGATACCGAAATCATTACAGTTAGAACCAAGAACATTTTGAGATTTAATGTAACGACACAATTTCTCTATTCGTATTGTTTTCAGGCGAGCTGATTTGTAAATTAGCGAGCGCCGGTCCGGCTGATGTAGATGGCGCTGTACACGCTGCGAAACAGGCGTTTAAGGAGTGGTCGAGTATGACTGGTATGGACCGAGGTAAAATACTACGAGAGGCCGCTCGCAGAATCCGGGTACGTCTTATACAAGCTTTAACCGGTGTTGAGTTTTAAACGTGGAACTGAAACAAAATTTGCTTAGCCCGGTCTTATCTAGGTCTCAACAATGGAACTGGACTGAAATGAGCTTAGTCCGGGCTTAGGCTACAAATATGAAACTGGGGCCAgtagctcaaaagttggttaaagataaccggtggataaataccataaaaacaatgaaatttcaattgtcactaggtcaattatccactggttaactctagcCAACTTTTGAACAACAGGCCCTTGAACCAGAATTAGCTTTCTTATTGTAGGTCTCAAATTTAGCTTCGCTCGATCTTATCTTAAGTCTTAACTGTAGAATTGCTCTGAAATAAACTTAGCCCTGTCTTTTGTGTTAAACCTCAGCCGTGGAACTGAACCATAATCAGCTTAGCCCGGTCTTATCTTAAGTCTAACTGTAGAATGGGTCTGAAACAAGCTTAGCCCTGTCTTTTGTGTTAAAacctcaactgtggaactgaaccaTAATCAGCTTAGCCCGGTCTTATCTTAAGTCTAACTGTAGAATGGGTCTGAAACAAGCTTAGCCCTGTCTTTTGTGTTAAAacctcaactgtggaactgaaccaTAATCAGCTTAGCCCGGTCTTATCTTAAGTCTAACTGTAGAACTGCTCTGAAACAAGGTTAGCCCTGTCTTTTGTGTTAAAacctcaactgtggaactgaaccaTAATCAGCTTAGCCTCTATAGGCTACCTAGTTAGAGAGGTTTTAGAtgatatttcactttttctaTTGATAAACTAACAGGTAATGACATGTTTTCTGTATGATTTCTAGTCTGAGTCGGATAAGTTAGCTCATGTTGAGGTGATGGATACCGGTAAAGCTTTGTGGGAGGCGGAGTTTGACATCGCCGGCTGCGCCGACAGTATCGATTATTACGGTTGCCTAGCGACGACTGTTTCGGGTACGAAAATCCTCGATtcgattgaaattttttctcaTCTCGTCGAAATTTCAGATCCGCGAAAATATCGTCTATTTCATTCAGGTCAGTTCATTCCGCTGGCTAACGGTAGTCACGGTTACACAATACGCGAGCCGCTCGGCGTTTGCGGCGGAATCGGAGCGTGGAATTACCCGTTTCAGATGGCGAGCTGGAAATCGGCGCCGGCTCTGGCATGCGGTAATACGTTAGTGTTTAAACCGTCCCAGTTTACTCCGCTTACGGCTGTGATGTTAGCTGAGATCTACACGCAGTCCGGAGTCCCTAACGGTGTTTTTAATGTCATACAGGTATTTATACCACATCCCTACGATTTCTTGATTCCTCAAAAACTTCTGCTAAACtgtaaattcttttttgaaagtgcttgagcaaaatgcctgcaaattcttcaattttgagaaatagacaGTTAGAAATACGGAACTCAGGACATCTTtcttaataatgataattttagCAGAATGTCAGAAACTCTTTAAAAActctttcaattttgagaaataggcaacaAGAAATACAGGATATCGGGACCCCTTTCATAATACGCGCATGTTCAAAACATGATCGGGATGGCCGCTTAGGCCCTACCTGGAAATgtgggaaaagtcagggaatttttatttctttcaaaAGGTCAGGTAATAGTCGGGGAatttcgtttaaaaaaaactaaaaattagGGAAATTATGTTGAGATATGTTTTTAAGTTTTTCTGCACATGAGAAAATAATTACGATCTACCCGTTTGTGATCAGGGTCAAGGTGAAACCGGACAGTTACTGTGTAAACACGCGGATATAGCAAAGATGTCATTTACGGGTAGCGTGGAGACAGGATCGAAAGTGATGGCAACGTGTGCTGAGGTATCTATTAAACGACTGttctattttgtatgaaatctcgATTGAACTAGATGTATATCTCGCGCGTAATCGTTTGTTTTCAGGGTATTAAAAAAGTCACTCTCGAACTCGGCGGAAAATCCCCGATGATCGTATTCGAAGATGCCGACCTTGAAAACGCGGCGAAGGGCGCGATAATGGCGAACTTCCTCACGCAGGGACAGGTAATCTGAAAGAAGCGTTCGCAATTATGGACTCAGTTCCaaagttcaggatccagttcacaGTTCTTCTTAGATCCAATTCCAATGTTATGGATCTGGTTCAACAGTTATAGATCTAGTATCGCTGTTTTCTACTCATTTCCAGTGTTCTGAACTGGAACCtttaaaaatcaatcaattgaaaCTATAAGAGTCTTACCCAATGACTCTCAATAAAGctttaattgatatttttgatctCAGGTTTGCTCGAACGGAACACGAGTTTTCGTTCACAGGTCGATTCTGGAGCCGTTCCTGGAGAAAGTGGTCGCGCGAACGAAACTGATGACACACGGCGACCCGCTTCATAAAGACACGAAAGTCGGCGCGATGATTCACGAACAACAGGCGCAGAAAGTGTTAGATTATATACAGAGCGCCGTCGATGAGGTGAGTGGAACCGCTCAACTTACTCAACGGTAGACTCCCCTCGACCTGCTGAGCTGCATTCAGGTTCTCCTCAACCCACAGGGTGTAATTAGCAAACTCCAGGTTTATTTTTTCCCTTCAGCAAGTTCCCGTTGCCTCTGATCTCGTGGAATCTATGAAGTTACTCAACGAGGCTTAAACGCTGAGGTTCCTAAAATATCTGGGCGCTGGCTTAAACTAGAATGATTCTAGCTACATATAAACTAGAATAATTTAAGTTTTCATGTATCCCAGACAGGAAGAAAGGACCAAATTGAGTTAACTGACATAGATATTAATTGGGGAAATTCCACTTTTCAACCAATGGAGGTCTATCTAGACTGCTCCATGTATTACTGTGAGATAATGTCTCATCTGATTGATAATGAGCCTTTTAtattaatgtctatttcaacctgacttgagagcattcctggtggcctagctcgctcatttttggtagtacatacctgataaataTCTgaataggaccagaaaggacagaCAGTCGACctcaatcatcattttttaatccatttgaaactgtattgaaggatatccaaaaagtcttcactgaaaggggttaaatgaagagaagtgactccatgatttgaaagtttaacaatatgtttccatgcctacgtaccaaacttcagttggtaggcatggagacatattgttaaactttcaaatcatggagtctcttttctctcaggaaCCCCTCTTAAtgcagactttttggatatccttctatacagtttaaagtggattaaaaaatgatgatttaggtcgactgcccttcctttctggtcctattaagacctttatcaggtatgtactaccaaaactgactgagctaggtcacccggaatgctctcaagtcaggttgaaatagacattagaccTCTGCCATTAAACGGTATGTGTGtatattatatccagggtGCTGAGATCCTGTACGGAGGCGACCGCGTTGATATGGGCGAGAAGTTCGCGAAGGGTCACTTCTTACGGCCGTGTATactggtgaattgtcgcgacgATATGAAGGCCGTACGCGAGGAGATATTCGGTTCGGTGATGACGGTTTTACCGTTCGATGCGGAAGACGAAGTCTTACAACGAGCTAATAATACTGAACTAGGTCTCGCCGGAGGTGTATTTACAAAGTGAGTCACACGAGTTCACCTCGTTCACTCATAACACTGTCTATAAATCCTTCCCCGTATGATGCCATAAATTTTCTGCTGATGATTTGATGTGATGGACACTTCTTGAAaggatgtctgcctccataaatccccctatgacatcatcaaattacctacaagtgatttgatctatagacacttcttgaaaagatgtctgcctccataaatccccctatgatgtCATAAATTTTTCTGCTGATGATTTGATGTGATGGACACTTCttgaaaagatgtctgcctccataaatccccctatggcATCATAAGATTACCTACAAGTGATTTGATGTATAGACACTTCttgaaaagatgtctgcctccataaatccccctatgatgtCATAAATTTTTCTGCTGATGATTTGATGTGATGGACACTTCttgaaaagatgtctgcctccataaatccccctatggcATCATAAGATTACCTACAAGTGATTTGATCTgtagacacttctagaaaagatgtcagCCTCCATCAATCCctctatgacatcataaaattgtctactagtgatttgatctatagacacttctagaaaagatgtctgccaccataattccccctatgacatcatcaaatcatcCCCTTGGGTagtttgatctatagacactcAAAGAAACGATGGctacctccataaatccccctatgacatcatagaATTGTCTTCTACATGATttgattgatgaaacacttCCAGAAAGATGGCTGTCTCTATTATTCCCCCTATTACatcatcatttattttcaagcGACCGGtataaattgtgaaatattttatttttctatagtGATTTGAATCGAGCTCACCGTGTTGCCGCGGCGCTACAAGCTGGATCGTTATACGTCAATAACTACAACGTCTATCCGCCGGAAATGCCGTTCGGCGGCAACAAGAAATCCGGTATCGGACGCGAAGGAGGCCAGGTGGCGTTGGACTATTATACGCAAGTGAAATCGGTGTACGTCGAGAGCGGTGATGTCTGGTGTCCTGTATAGGTGGCGTTGTGGTGTTGTTCTATAGGACTATAGTTTGTGCGTTGGCCTTTAGGGGGCGTGGTGCACCGTAATGTTCAAAATGTCACGAACTGCTGTAGATTTACTTAAAAAATGATCATAGATTggtgatttatattttaatgaataaattattgaatgtaattcaatttcttttttctcagATTTTCAAAGTCATTATCCTCGATTGCCTCAGTAGCATTCTCGGCTCCAGATTAACCCACCAGAGGCTGAAATACCCTAAAATGCCCACAGAGGTCGGGCTCTTATTTGAAGCTTGGGGTGAATAGTTAGATGTGTTAATCCGGTGTAGTTAAAAAAACGAGATTGATAGTTCCTAATCAGTATTAATAAACCGGGTTCGAACCTTGGACACCCTTCTCAACGCAGCAtccagaaaattcaaaattagtaTCGCATCTTATGGAGGCACAATTTCCAGATATTTTCGCTAGATGGCGCATGCGAAGAGTGGTTAATCGCGAAACTTCGCAGTTGACAATTCCTGAAAGTTAGTCGTTCAgcgaaattccaatagatggcgactTTACTCGCCTAACGGATTATGCAAATCTATGCAAATAAAACGAATTTTGGATTCGAATCCATGAAATTAAGCgggattacaaactctctaccggccgcttcatTAAGGTTCACAGATTGCGTTTTTCTGGATTAGCTAGAGTGCGCGTTTTCTTGTCGAAACGAACACGACGGAATCGGTAGAGATCAATTAAAAACTGCCTATAACCCCCTTTATTCATAAcagtaattaatttctccattAAACACAGGAAATTCGCGCATTAATGATTAATCCAGAGGACACATATTGCGCATGGGCGCGTACTGGTGTATTCTAGGCAGACACCTGTATGATTACTGTAGGTAACAGTAAACTATGAATCTATAAACGCGACAACAAAACTCGTAGGCAGACAACATAGACCCCGCGCGCGCGTGACACTGGCGCAGACGGATTTCTGGAACTATCTTCAGGAATCACTTCTTTCGTACCAAAGGTAAACGCGACACAACGCGGCTTGTATTAGAAGATATGAATAtagatgaatgaatgaatgaatttattttcccaAATATATGAacatcaggggccggttgctcaaaagttggttaaagataaccagcggataaataccatagtaacgatGAACCTTTAATTGTcgctatgtcaactatccactggttaactctaaccaactttaaagcaactgcagccctagaattttttaaaaaatgtgTAGATTTTATTTAATCAGAAATCATTAAAGAATCACTCTATGTTGTAACGTCcaaaaaagaatgaaaaatgagTTTTCCTTTGGATActtagtttcatttgtatatttgtagTCATCGTTTAGGAATACTGAATACCTGTACTATCCATGATAAATATCCTACATTCagcatgaaaatgaattgcatTTTATTCAAAGTTTTGACAATGTCCAAATAGCCATTTTCGCAAATACTGTTATGAAAAAATACGCGTTATTGCTAAATAAAATACTTACTACaaaggaaacattttggactctattttgttttcttaACGTGCGATTCTAAATTACAGGAATTTTTACGGCCGATACAactcatgtatatatacactTTTCTAGAATTACCTTCTTGgtgttgaaaattgtatacgtaagattttcatattgtgTTCAAAAGATTAAACGAAATAATTTATCCCCCCCCCACAAATCGACCCaagacaaaaaatgaaaagaattcgaAGATTATTTCTGTACTTTTGAAAATACGAGATAAGATAAGAACCTGAACATACGGGTATATGTGGATTTACTCTTATTAAGAAAAAAGATTTACCAAAGGATTATTTTTAATATGGAACCTGTTTAAAGTATAACGCAGCTTTATAACGCTATGTAATGTAAACACCTGTTGAGTTGTTCAgttcattatttcaacataAAGCGATTGAAAATATGTCTTTGTCGAAAATACTCAGCGGGtgttttagaaataataaGACAATGAAAGCCTCTTGCCGTTATACACGGACTATCAgctatagaacacccatttacacagttatgagttagattCAACTGTAAATAGGTCAAAATTACTTTTAGTCACGTATTTTCATCTAAGAACCTGGTTTAATGTTCCACATGGTTTAATGTGtctttggatccagttccacaattgcaCAGtctgtgtgggtttaatttgagctccacagttgtgtgggtttaatttgactctgaacccagttccacagttgtgtgggtttaattgtactctgaacccagttccacagttgtgtggatttaattgtactctgaacccagttccacagttgtgtgggtttaattgtactctgaacccagttccacagttgtgtgggtttaattgtactctgaacccagttccacagttgtgtgggtttaattgtactctgaacccagttccacagttgtgtgggtttaattgtactctgaacccagttccacagttgtgtgggtttaattgtactctgaacccagttccacagttgtgtgggtttaattgtactctgaacccagttccacagttgtgtgggtttaatttgactctagatccagttccacagtgtgtagtttaattgatatcagactctgaacccagtggCCAGGCTAAAAACATAACCACGATACTCATATTCAGGCGGtcattattttgaattcattcctTAGTTTTGTCTAATACTCGAACTTTAGAAATTGTCACTGTTACCGACCCTTGAACTCTAGTATAGACTTTATACACACCTGTAATATTTATCTGGTCAATAAACTGTTAAATATATACGCGCAGCACCgcatttagaagaattatattAGCTATTCTGATATAATTTAATATCAGCAGTACCGGGAAACAAGCTCATCCGGTGGTCAAACCGCGATACCTTAACGGTGGGCCACGTACTGTGTATCTGAATACATCAGCaggtaataaatatattagtCAAAATTACTGTGGTAAATGATGCTCCATTACGGCAATTGAAGGTCCGCTTGGAGCGCTAGTGTGAAGTCAGTCTTCCAAGCGCGTTGAaaatgctactgtggcaatcgaaaATCCACTAGGGGCGTCAGTGCCGTGGAATGAACTTTCTTTACATTATCGGAGAATAGGCAGTTCTACTGTGGCAATGGAGGATCCACTTGGGGCGCTAGTGGGAAGTGTGTCTTCAATGCATACTGACAAGGCTACTTAGTCGTGGATCCGGTAGGATCGCAAGTGTCGTGGGATCAAAATTGAAGAATTTGCAATCCTGCTACGGTGACAGACATTAGTTGTTAGTCTTGTATATCCTACTGTGGCGACCGAGGATCGACGAGGGGGAGTTACTAGTTTGTCGGCATGGAGAAGAAGTAACCGCCAGCGAACCTGATGGATCCCCGATTACCAAAGGCGATGGCCAGTGCAAGATTGCCTTTTTACACCTCTGTCTATTTGTTCTTGCTTGCAGGTGATGGATTCAGAAGATGGAGATCGAGATGCAACGTTTGAGAACGGAGGCGAAACTTGCGTCGTTTCCAAGGGAGATAACGGTCAACGTAAGAAACGAAATTCAAACACCTCATGCTCGCTTGACGATACCGAACTCACTACAATAAACCCGTTTGGATTCAGCTCGCAGACGGCATATAACGCTAAGGAGAACTTACTAAAATGTCGCAGCGACACCTATCTGATTCGTCACGAACCACCGGATGTGGATATTTGGTCGCGAAAGCCACCCGACTTCCGGCCGCAGAGTTTCGCACCGAAACCGCCGCCTAGGAATTCACGGGAAGCTATGAAACCGTGGCGCTACACGAACGCCTCTGACGGCTATTACAACTGGAGGTTGTCGGAAAAACGCGACGGTCTCGTGCTGCCGAGTTTACTGCGACCCTCCTGGCAGGATCCCAGACCGAAATTCCGCACCAAGTTCGATTTTCCCGACCCCCACGAGGCGCGCGTCGATGCCGTCAAAACTAAAACCTTCAAACAGGGACCGTATACAAACCCTAAACCCCACGACCACCGAGGGGTGAGTTCACAATTCCCAAAGAGAACGGGAATGAAAATATGGATTTCATGAGAATTtcgtgaaatatttaaaaatcaatttcattcataatcaattcatctgttttttgtttgtttgcagTTGCCGCCAATTTCTCAACTAGGACTCGACGAATTTCTCACAGACTACGAACGCGATCCGTTTAACATCAAATTCGAATCGCAACGACTTCACACGAGTAAGTATAGACACTCACTCACCGGTACACTGTTCTAGAATTTCAGAATAATAATTCGCCTCCTTTTGACATGACCAGGGTTCGGTTCCGTTTGATGAAAAGGTTTGTGTGGCTTTTGgtagaaaatgttagaaagtTTAAATTGTTGTCCACATCGAAACAAACATAAAGttgattttaaaaacaaatatattcaagTTAACATTTTTCGGAAATCTGGGACCATAACGCCATCATGGTTATTGTGAGGATGATGTGTTAGTTGGagatcaggggccagttgctcaaaagttggttaaagataaccgaccgttaaataccatagtaacaatgaaatttcaattgtcaccatatcaactatccactggtttactctaaccaacttttgagcaacagGCCCGAGTTTTTGATCAGGCAAATCAGTAACAAAAGGAATATAGCATGATtatgttttgtttgtttcagtAATCGGGCCTCCGCCTCAGATTGTACCCCGCCAAGTTCTACCGGGTCGATTCGTGGAACCGGTCGATAAACTAGAGAAGTGGAGCCGACATCTCATCCTGGATAAAGATCGATATCCGGATAGACCGGGATCGTACACTGTAAGTGCAAGTCGGAACTTAAGGGTTAACATTGCCctatacacacatacatacacactAAGCCAAGCTCGCTGAAATTGTCATCCGTACATCAATGGCGTGTCTACCAAATTATGacttgaaattgataaatctaATTTGCAAATGCAAATGCTGGAACTCAAAAACAGAGACGCCTTCCTTTGAATGTGATGAAATCCAAATGGAGCGATGCACTCAACCGAGCTTAATTATCGTTACTTAATTTTTGCTGTCCTAAAGTCCAGATATTCATAGTAGCTCTTtgcatattttctatttatgatAGTTCCTAGTTTTGGTTTGGggaattctaatgaaaaagaaaactgaaacagaaacaaaaacgaaacaaaaacCAAAAGCATTTCGTTTAAAAGTAATTCatgttttctaattctatttcgATACAGCGTTTTCGTCGTCAGAGACCAGCTCGTAGCGCTTTCCTGAACCGAGTCGAGGAACGGCTCACCTCCGACTGGGCGAGAGAACAGATGGAGCAGGCGTTACTAAATCATCACCAccagcatcatcatcaacaactCTACGTACCAACATGACGTCTTGGGATGGACGAGTATTCTGGACCATGTGTTCCTCTAATTACTTATAATCCTCCTCAGACTTAACCCAcattaaatattgaattaagaATGCCAGCATTGTCGATGTCCTACTGTACACTAGCGatacctggtggatcctcacttgccacaacaTGAATCCTCTATTGTTGCCGCTTTATACTAGCGACCCCTGGTTCATCCTCTATTACCATGGGAGGACTCCCTCAATGCTGAAGTACACCTTTAGTTGATTGGTTCTAATGCACATTAGCGCACCTGGTGGATACTTAATTGCCAGAGGAGGAATCTTCAACCGTCACAAAATATTTTGGATACCACTAGTAACACCTTGTGGATCCTGTGACCGTTATACAAAACTGGTTCTAGTTTTCTGGACATTTTTGCCATATGGCATTATTcaacttgttttttttttagaaatctttatttatttcgatGTACACTTGAGAGTGAATGTATTAATCAAGAATAAATACATCATATTacgttttcaaaataacaaaaaaacttATTCGATTACAGTGGTCGCTTTACTTCTGTTATGGGCTGATCATTCTCTTACTCTGGATGTTGTGTCTCTGTCCCTCGAGTATATGTCTTAGGAAAACCAAGATCAGAAAACGACGCAGAGCAAGACGAACAGGCATAATAGTTACAACCCGTAAAtatcttgttcattttcaatctacTAAATGTGTCAAAAGTAATTCATCTTGCTAATTAATGTGTGGTAAATACAAGAAGTTAATGAAAAACAACAGCGGTTCACGTGAATCCGACACACTTATTTTTGACGCCATTACCACAAGTTTCACTAGCCCGTGGTCAGTGCGCCTGCGCAAACTTTGGGACCGGAGTATCACGCCTTCAAAGTGTAACGGGAATTGGAGGAATTAATTTAATCAATATTAATGAGCTAATTGACGGTTTGTAATTGTGAATTGTTTTCGCTCGTCTAG is drawn from Tubulanus polymorphus chromosome 10, tnTubPoly1.2, whole genome shotgun sequence and contains these coding sequences:
- the LOC141912044 gene encoding putative uncharacterized protein C7orf78, which codes for MDSEDGDRDATFENGGETCVVSKGDNGQRKKRNSNTSCSLDDTELTTINPFGFSSQTAYNAKENLLKCRSDTYLIRHEPPDVDIWSRKPPDFRPQSFAPKPPPRNSREAMKPWRYTNASDGYYNWRLSEKRDGLVLPSLLRPSWQDPRPKFRTKFDFPDPHEARVDAVKTKTFKQGPYTNPKPHDHRGLPPISQLGLDEFLTDYERDPFNIKFESQRLHTIIGPPPQIVPRQVLPGRFVEPVDKLEKWSRHLILDKDRYPDRPGSYTRFRRQRPARSAFLNRVEERLTSDWAREQMEQALLNHHHQHHHQQLYVPT
- the LOC141911720 gene encoding 4-trimethylaminobutyraldehyde dehydrogenase-like translates to MSSNLLRRLSSSGVAGLTSRLAPACRACYSSVHTANQNYVNGEIVGTINSDRSQDFEVHNPATGELICKLASAGPADVDGAVHAAKQAFKEWSSMTGMDRGKILREAARRIRSESDKLAHVEVMDTGKALWEAEFDIAGCADSIDYYGCLATTVSGQFIPLANGSHGYTIREPLGVCGGIGAWNYPFQMASWKSAPALACGNTLVFKPSQFTPLTAVMLAEIYTQSGVPNGVFNVIQGQGETGQLLCKHADIAKMSFTGSVETGSKVMATCAEGIKKVTLELGGKSPMIVFEDADLENAAKGAIMANFLTQGQVCSNGTRVFVHRSILEPFLEKVVARTKLMTHGDPLHKDTKVGAMIHEQQAQKVLDYIQSAVDEGAEILYGGDRVDMGEKFAKGHFLRPCILVNCRDDMKAVREEIFGSVMTVLPFDAEDEVLQRANNTELGLAGGVFTNDLNRAHRVAAALQAGSLYVNNYNVYPPEMPFGGNKKSGIGREGGQVALDYYTQVKSVYVESGDVWCPV